A portion of the Luxibacter massiliensis genome contains these proteins:
- a CDS encoding sugar ABC transporter ATP-binding protein — protein sequence MSETVLLEMKSIHKQFPGVYALKDINFELKSGEVHALLGENGAGKSTLIKVLGGIYSADNGEIRIEGQKVQIHNVLDAQKNGVAIIHQELVLVPYMTVAENIFLGREPRRAGFVDKARMNKDTQELLDAYDMHFEADRLVKDLTIAQQQMVEIVKAISFNSKILVMDEPTSSISDREVAFLFETMRTLTAKGVGIIYISHKMSELEEICDRVTVMRDGTYVGTEVVKDTDKDHLIAMMVGRELDKYYTRDYSHAEEVILKCEDISDGKMVQGASFELRRGEILGFAGLVGAGRSEVMKCLFGLTKNYTGKIYLSGREVKILSPVHAMKQGIALVPEDRKLEGLYHVQSVRYNSTIEVLGQFIKGIFVDGKKEEEITQKYIDLMSTKTPSQDQRIANLSGGNQQKVIIGRWLATHPDILILDEPTRGVDVGAKAEIYSIMNELVKDGMSIIMISSELPEIINMSDRIYVMAGGKVKGCLNHNEVTQESIMQLAAE from the coding sequence TTGAGCGAAACAGTATTATTAGAGATGAAGAGTATACATAAACAGTTTCCGGGGGTTTATGCATTAAAGGATATTAACTTTGAATTAAAGTCTGGCGAGGTACATGCACTTCTGGGGGAGAATGGCGCAGGGAAATCTACATTGATTAAAGTCCTGGGAGGTATTTATTCAGCAGATAACGGTGAGATCCGGATAGAAGGGCAGAAGGTACAGATTCACAATGTATTGGATGCGCAGAAAAATGGTGTGGCTATCATCCACCAGGAGCTGGTTTTGGTTCCCTATATGACAGTAGCTGAAAATATTTTTTTGGGGAGGGAGCCAAGAAGGGCAGGTTTCGTAGATAAAGCCAGAATGAATAAAGATACACAGGAATTGCTTGATGCATACGATATGCATTTTGAGGCAGACCGGTTGGTCAAAGACCTGACAATCGCACAGCAGCAAATGGTTGAGATTGTGAAGGCAATTTCGTTTAACTCTAAAATCCTTGTCATGGACGAACCCACATCTTCTATTTCTGACAGAGAAGTAGCATTCCTATTTGAGACTATGAGGACATTGACTGCAAAAGGCGTGGGAATTATATATATTTCCCATAAAATGAGCGAGCTGGAGGAAATATGCGACCGTGTAACTGTAATGAGAGATGGGACCTATGTGGGGACCGAAGTAGTGAAGGATACGGACAAAGACCATCTGATTGCTATGATGGTCGGCAGGGAGCTAGATAAATATTATACAAGAGACTACAGCCATGCAGAGGAAGTTATTTTAAAGTGTGAGGATATCTCAGACGGAAAGATGGTACAGGGAGCCAGTTTTGAGCTAAGGCGGGGGGAAATCCTGGGGTTTGCCGGCCTGGTAGGGGCGGGCAGAAGTGAGGTGATGAAATGCCTGTTCGGACTGACGAAAAACTATACAGGAAAAATATATTTAAGTGGCAGAGAAGTAAAAATACTATCCCCCGTACATGCCATGAAGCAAGGGATTGCCCTGGTTCCGGAGGATCGGAAGCTGGAGGGGTTATATCATGTGCAGAGCGTACGTTATAATTCTACAATTGAGGTACTGGGGCAGTTTATAAAGGGTATTTTTGTGGATGGGAAGAAAGAAGAAGAAATTACACAAAAGTATATTGATCTGATGTCCACGAAAACACCTTCCCAAGATCAGAGAATTGCGAATCTCTCTGGAGGAAACCAGCAAAAGGTCATCATAGGACGGTGGCTGGCAACGCATCCTGACATACTTATATTGGATGAACCTACAAGAGGGGTGGATGTAGGGGCAAAAGCGGAAATCTATTCTATTATGAATGAACTGGTAAAGGATGGTATGTCTATTATTATGATTTCTTCAGAGCTGCCGGAAATTATTAACATGAGTGACAGAATTTATGTAATGGCCGGAGGAAAGGTAAAGGGCTGCTTAAATCATAACGAGGTTACACAGGAAAGTATTATGCAGCTGGCAGCAGAATAA
- a CDS encoding ABC transporter permease — protein sequence MKQENKQVAASSRYGKAVKIYLKDNLGIIVAFLVLCIFLALNPKTGSSFATSKNVFNVLRQISTNLYLACGMTMVIILGGIDLSVGSIIALSGCVAAGGVARYNLPIPIAILLGLAVALLFGMFNGFVICSTTIPPFIVTLATMNIAKGLAYVYTGGSPVRVVTKSWQFIGAGYIGPIPTPVVILIVVLIITAIIMNKTKLGRHMYAVGGNAQAAEFSGISVAKVKFLVHTFSGLMAGLAGVVLASRMYSGQPTAGDGAEMDAIAAVVVGGTSMAGGSGKIGGTIIGGLIIGVLNNGLNLMNVNSFWQYVVKGVVILLAVFIDYIRNKKK from the coding sequence ATGAAACAGGAGAATAAACAGGTGGCTGCATCATCCAGATATGGAAAAGCAGTGAAGATATATTTAAAAGATAATCTTGGAATTATAGTGGCATTTTTAGTATTGTGTATTTTTTTGGCGTTAAACCCAAAGACAGGAAGTTCTTTTGCCACGTCTAAAAACGTGTTTAATGTGCTCAGGCAGATTTCTACAAATTTATATCTGGCATGCGGCATGACAATGGTTATTATTTTGGGAGGGATCGACCTTTCCGTTGGATCTATTATTGCCCTTTCAGGGTGTGTGGCAGCAGGCGGTGTGGCCAGATATAATCTGCCTATTCCTATTGCTATTTTGCTTGGCCTGGCTGTGGCGCTGCTGTTCGGCATGTTTAATGGATTTGTAATCTGCAGCACCACAATTCCGCCTTTTATCGTGACATTGGCCACGATGAATATAGCGAAAGGATTGGCGTACGTATATACAGGAGGCTCTCCTGTACGTGTAGTCACAAAGTCATGGCAGTTTATAGGGGCAGGGTATATCGGCCCCATACCTACACCGGTCGTGATTCTAATTGTGGTATTAATTATCACTGCTATTATAATGAATAAAACTAAGCTTGGACGGCATATGTACGCAGTCGGCGGTAATGCGCAGGCGGCGGAGTTTTCAGGTATATCTGTGGCAAAAGTAAAATTTCTCGTACATACTTTTTCCGGGTTAATGGCAGGATTGGCAGGTGTAGTCCTGGCCTCACGTATGTACTCTGGGCAGCCTACTGCCGGGGACGGGGCGGAAATGGACGCTATAGCCGCTGTTGTCGTGGGCGGCACGTCCATGGCCGGAGGAAGCGGTAAGATCGGGGGCACCATCATAGGCGGCTTGATTATCGGCGTACTTAATAATGGTTTAAATCTAATGAATGTCAATTCATTTTGGCAGTATGTGGTGAAAGGTGTTGTTATTTTGCTGGCAGTATTTATAGATTATATAAGAAATAAAAAGAAATAG
- a CDS encoding carbohydrate kinase family protein, whose amino-acid sequence MGTKGITVAGSLIVDVYYMTDTYPGIGRLTNIRDIKKGVGGSGNLIQDLAKLDPNLQVKVSALLGNDANGKFAKQALGRFPNIDMSNVIQSEATSMTMVIEPLDSKQRTFFYLPAASDIYEENCIDWQAVDADIFQLEYLLLMKKADAADEEYGTHAARILCEAQKRGMRTSIDVVSEDSERARGIVSAALKYTDFCIINELEAESTTGVRLTGENVDMEENIPEALRILKDLGVSKWAVVHSSGCSYGLDCETGQTVKVESLHLPKGYIKGTTGAGDAYCCGVLYGAYQGQSLQKAMELGTACAACSLSAVGGSDGMRSYREVLDLYKHYKGGQ is encoded by the coding sequence ATGGGGACAAAAGGAATAACAGTTGCAGGCTCCCTGATTGTAGATGTGTATTATATGACAGACACCTACCCTGGAATCGGCAGGCTCACAAATATAAGGGACATAAAGAAAGGGGTTGGCGGATCGGGGAATCTGATCCAGGATCTGGCCAAGCTAGATCCCAATCTCCAGGTCAAGGTGAGTGCGCTTCTGGGCAATGATGCAAATGGAAAGTTTGCAAAACAGGCCCTGGGACGTTTCCCCAATATAGACATGTCCAATGTAATCCAATCAGAGGCCACATCCATGACCATGGTAATCGAACCCCTTGACAGTAAGCAAAGGACATTCTTTTATCTTCCCGCAGCCAGTGACATATATGAAGAGAACTGTATTGACTGGCAGGCGGTGGATGCGGATATTTTTCAGCTGGAATATCTGCTGCTGATGAAAAAAGCAGATGCAGCAGATGAGGAATACGGGACCCATGCGGCCAGAATTTTATGTGAAGCACAGAAGAGAGGGATGAGAACTTCCATAGACGTAGTCTCGGAGGATAGCGAGAGGGCAAGGGGAATCGTATCGGCAGCTCTTAAGTATACAGACTTCTGTATTATTAATGAACTGGAGGCAGAAAGCACAACAGGAGTACGATTAACAGGTGAAAATGTAGATATGGAGGAGAATATACCGGAGGCACTGCGTATCCTAAAAGATCTGGGAGTATCTAAATGGGCCGTGGTCCATTCTTCTGGATGTAGTTATGGGTTGGATTGCGAGACGGGGCAGACCGTGAAAGTGGAGAGCCTGCATCTGCCAAAGGGATATATAAAGGGAACCACAGGTGCAGGGGATGCATATTGCTGCGGAGTGCTGTACGGCGCCTATCAAGGACAGAGCCTTCAAAAGGCCATGGAACTGGGGACTGCCTGTGCGGCCTGCTCCCTGTCAGCGGTTGGCGGAAGCGATGGAATGCGCAGTTACAGGGAGGTTTTGGACTTATACAAACATTATAAAGGAGGGCAATAG
- a CDS encoding sensor histidine kinase yields MENKKMIFFKGSMLLINMLIISFILLLIINVTDRICIYNEARTFLESVERVPLNPGNTAGLAIFLMVLLIFTFALREWAFPDKSRFIYGTLAADFVVCIGIMYVLNFNYNGIVLWFFANVLYYVNDRGKYFLLALALFVYGSTDFQFLSMKYELFSVKSYMQYFDARSSQYYLGVFNLLLSVNIIFFIAFCVKVIQNQKGIIEEVNLLYKKLTDTNEELHSANNELKQYADLKEKMGQTKERNRLAREIHDTLGHTLTGISAGLDACITTIDIDPAVTKQQLNVLSNAARTGISEVRRSVNELRPDALERFSLNSAIEKMLEEFRLITKAKIEFQCEITRLRFDEDEENIIFRIIQESVTNSIRHGEADEIYIVMKQEMGNVDLSIRDNGKGCINPKKGFGLKHMQERVSMLNGKISFSGEEGFNVEAVIPIRWGEEYD; encoded by the coding sequence ATGGAAAACAAAAAGATGATTTTCTTTAAAGGCAGTATGCTGTTGATTAATATGCTCATAATCAGCTTTATTCTTTTGCTTATCATAAATGTAACGGACAGAATTTGCATATATAATGAGGCGAGGACGTTTTTGGAGAGTGTAGAGAGAGTTCCGCTGAATCCCGGGAATACAGCAGGATTAGCAATATTCTTAATGGTCCTTCTGATTTTTACATTTGCGCTGAGGGAATGGGCCTTTCCAGACAAAAGCCGTTTTATTTATGGGACATTGGCGGCTGATTTTGTAGTATGCATAGGTATTATGTATGTTTTGAATTTTAATTATAATGGTATTGTACTCTGGTTTTTTGCCAATGTACTTTATTACGTAAATGACAGAGGAAAATACTTCTTGCTGGCGCTTGCACTTTTTGTATATGGCAGTACGGATTTTCAATTTCTTTCTATGAAATACGAGCTTTTTTCGGTGAAAAGCTATATGCAGTATTTTGATGCCAGAAGCAGCCAGTACTATTTGGGAGTATTCAATCTGCTTTTATCAGTAAATATTATTTTTTTCATTGCCTTTTGCGTCAAAGTAATCCAGAATCAAAAAGGGATTATTGAGGAAGTCAATCTGCTCTATAAGAAGCTTACAGATACAAATGAAGAATTACATTCTGCCAACAATGAATTGAAGCAATATGCAGATTTAAAGGAAAAGATGGGACAGACAAAGGAACGGAACCGTTTGGCAAGAGAGATACACGACACACTTGGCCATACGCTGACAGGGATATCGGCCGGACTTGATGCCTGCATTACGACCATCGATATTGATCCGGCTGTGACGAAGCAGCAGCTGAATGTCCTGTCAAACGCTGCAAGGACAGGGATAAGTGAGGTGCGCAGGTCAGTGAATGAACTCAGGCCGGACGCCCTGGAACGTTTTAGCCTTAACAGTGCAATTGAGAAGATGCTGGAAGAATTCAGATTGATAACAAAAGCTAAAATTGAATTTCAATGTGAGATAACCAGGCTGAGATTTGACGAGGATGAGGAGAATATTATATTTAGAATTATCCAGGAGAGCGTTACGAATTCAATACGGCATGGAGAAGCAGATGAAATATACATAGTTATGAAGCAGGAAATGGGGAATGTAGATTTATCTATCAGGGATAATGGTAAGGGATGCATAAATCCCAAAAAAGGATTTGGCTTAAAACATATGCAGGAGCGGGTCAGCATGCTCAATGGGAAGATTAGTTTTTCCGGTGAAGAGGGATTCAACGTAGAGGCAGTTATACCTATCAGATGGGGGGAAGAATATGATTAA
- a CDS encoding D-lyxose/D-mannose family sugar isomerase, whose amino-acid sequence MKRSKINQCIKEMEQLVNKQGFKLPPFCSWTAQDWKEKGPEYDEIRDNMLGWDITDYGLGNFDKVGFALITLRNGNQNNPKYKKVYAEKLLMLKEGQTSPMHFHWKKSEDIINRGGGVLIIGLYEDDGEGGLSNQDVLVNSDGRSYYVKAGTKIELKPGESVTLWPHQYHDFAVKEGTGDVLIGEVSMCNDDNTDNRFYEKMGRFPDIEEDEPPYRLLCNEYPGGTV is encoded by the coding sequence GTGAAACGGTCAAAAATTAATCAGTGTATCAAAGAAATGGAACAGCTTGTAAATAAACAGGGATTTAAACTCCCCCCTTTCTGCAGCTGGACTGCGCAGGACTGGAAAGAAAAAGGCCCCGAATATGACGAGATCCGTGATAACATGCTGGGATGGGACATTACAGATTATGGACTTGGCAATTTTGATAAGGTCGGGTTTGCACTGATTACACTCCGCAATGGGAACCAGAATAATCCCAAATATAAGAAAGTCTATGCGGAAAAACTGCTGATGCTCAAAGAAGGACAGACATCACCCATGCATTTCCACTGGAAAAAATCAGAGGATATCATTAACCGTGGAGGTGGGGTATTGATAATCGGCTTGTATGAAGATGACGGTGAGGGGGGACTGTCCAATCAGGACGTGCTGGTGAATAGTGATGGGCGCTCATATTATGTAAAAGCAGGCACGAAGATTGAATTAAAACCTGGAGAAAGTGTGACTCTCTGGCCCCATCAGTATCACGATTTCGCCGTAAAGGAGGGAACCGGGGACGTACTGATCGGAGAAGTATCAATGTGCAATGACGATAATACGGATAACAGGTTTTATGAAAAAATGGGGCGTTTTCCTGATATCGAGGAGGACGAACCCCCATACAGGCTTTTATGTAATGAGTACCCTGGCGGCACGGTATAG
- a CDS encoding class II fructose-bisphosphate aldolase, with the protein MLVNLNEIIQEANQKGYAAGAFNVANLESAMAIIQAAEETKKGVILNYAEVHSPFLAMEIAAPIMLDFARRASVPVCVHLDHGSSVESCMKAMRLGFTSVMIDASGSDYQENIRQTAETVRLAHSIGVTVEAELGHILSSETGNRGAEGTKSLAENFQGTDDIYTDPDMARDFVKQTGVDVLAIAFGTAHGVYVQKPVLDLDRISRIKEKIDVPFVMHGGSGLSKDEFQTAIRNGIRKINYYTYMTLAGGKAVKEAMDRCGNGDNIFFHDIPLIAVEAMRENVKEAIQIFSLEI; encoded by the coding sequence ATGCTGGTAAACTTAAATGAGATCATACAGGAAGCGAATCAGAAAGGTTATGCGGCGGGGGCATTTAATGTAGCAAACCTTGAATCGGCTATGGCCATCATACAGGCTGCGGAGGAGACAAAAAAGGGTGTAATCCTGAATTATGCAGAAGTACACAGTCCTTTTTTAGCTATGGAAATTGCCGCTCCCATTATGCTTGATTTTGCTAGGAGGGCGTCTGTCCCTGTTTGTGTCCATTTGGACCACGGTTCCTCGGTTGAGAGCTGTATGAAGGCTATGAGGCTTGGCTTTACATCGGTCATGATCGACGCATCTGGAAGTGACTATCAAGAGAATATCAGGCAGACTGCAGAAACAGTACGTCTCGCCCACAGCATTGGTGTGACTGTGGAGGCTGAGCTGGGGCATATTTTGTCCTCAGAAACGGGAAACAGAGGGGCGGAGGGAACAAAGAGCCTGGCAGAAAACTTTCAGGGGACTGATGATATCTATACAGATCCAGATATGGCCAGAGATTTTGTTAAGCAGACAGGGGTAGATGTGCTTGCCATTGCATTTGGGACTGCCCACGGGGTGTATGTGCAGAAACCAGTCCTGGATTTAGACAGAATCAGCAGAATTAAAGAGAAAATTGATGTGCCATTCGTTATGCATGGGGGGTCCGGCCTGAGTAAAGATGAATTCCAGACGGCGATCAGAAATGGGATCAGGAAAATCAATTATTATACATATATGACATTGGCAGGGGGGAAAGCAGTAAAAGAAGCTATGGATAGATGTGGAAATGGAGACAATATTTTCTTCCACGATATTCCCCTAATTGCTGTTGAAGCGATGAGGGAGAATGTAAAAGAGGCAATACAGATATTCAGCCTGGAGATATAG
- a CDS encoding ABC transporter substrate-binding protein — MKRKKAGAAIAFILAAAVICLAWLILGGRKPARIIELGIFVGSSWDVSNPNTYVIVDDIIKKFEEEHPGTKVHYTSGIRKSDYSEWLAQKVLTGDVPDVFMVLPDDFEKFVSIGAMKDLDSLIEQDDMMSEGQYYEAPYDMGKADGIQYALPYEVVPTLMFVNKTLLEEEGYHVPDMDWTWDDLYEIARNVTKDKDGDGLPDQFGTYNYTWEDAVYANGGRIFSSDGKKSYMSEAPVVESVKFIKKLEELNEGENVTQDDFDAGNIAFMPLSFAEYRTYKTYPYKIKKYTNFQWDCITMPAGPNGENISRVSTLLMGVSRSTKSERLSWELLKLFTNDNRMQMKVYQYSSGTSALKTVTDSNEAEYILKRDMDVDERVIDNQVLSAVIDQGVAEPKFSKYEEAMVLADSQVEDILKDEGNMEVTLKISQRKLDAFLNR, encoded by the coding sequence ATGAAACGAAAGAAAGCGGGGGCGGCTATAGCCTTTATACTGGCAGCTGCAGTAATTTGCCTGGCATGGCTGATATTGGGAGGCAGAAAGCCTGCCCGGATTATAGAGCTAGGTATATTTGTAGGAAGTAGCTGGGATGTATCTAACCCCAATACATATGTGATTGTAGATGATATTATCAAGAAATTTGAGGAAGAACATCCGGGGACCAAGGTACATTATACAAGCGGAATCAGGAAATCGGACTATTCAGAGTGGCTGGCACAAAAGGTATTGACAGGGGATGTGCCTGATGTTTTTATGGTGCTCCCAGATGATTTTGAAAAGTTCGTTTCCATCGGCGCAATGAAAGATTTGGATTCCCTGATTGAGCAGGATGATATGATGAGCGAGGGGCAGTATTACGAAGCTCCGTATGATATGGGGAAGGCAGATGGGATCCAATATGCACTGCCGTACGAGGTTGTCCCTACTTTGATGTTTGTCAATAAGACACTGTTGGAGGAGGAAGGCTATCATGTACCAGATATGGACTGGACTTGGGATGATTTGTATGAGATAGCCCGCAATGTGACTAAGGACAAAGATGGCGATGGGTTACCAGATCAGTTCGGCACATATAATTATACATGGGAGGACGCAGTCTATGCCAATGGAGGAAGGATTTTCAGCAGCGATGGAAAGAAATCCTATATGTCGGAGGCGCCTGTGGTTGAGTCTGTAAAATTTATTAAAAAGCTGGAAGAGTTAAATGAGGGGGAGAATGTGACCCAGGATGACTTTGACGCGGGAAATATTGCGTTTATGCCCCTGTCTTTTGCTGAGTACAGGACATATAAGACATATCCATATAAAATTAAGAAATATACAAATTTTCAGTGGGATTGTATCACAATGCCGGCAGGCCCAAACGGGGAAAACATATCCAGGGTCAGTACTCTGCTGATGGGGGTAAGCAGGAGCACGAAAAGTGAACGGCTGTCGTGGGAGCTGTTAAAATTATTTACCAATGATAACAGAATGCAGATGAAAGTTTATCAATATTCTTCTGGTACGTCAGCTTTAAAGACAGTCACAGATTCTAATGAAGCAGAATATATTTTGAAGCGAGATATGGATGTAGATGAAAGAGTGATAGATAACCAAGTTTTAAGTGCAGTCATTGACCAGGGTGTGGCAGAGCCTAAGTTCTCAAAGTATGAGGAAGCAATGGTATTGGCAGACAGCCAGGTAGAGGATATATTAAAGGATGAAGGGAATATGGAAGTCACACTGAAGATATCCCAGAGAAAGCTGGATGCATTTTTGAACCGATAG
- a CDS encoding sugar ABC transporter substrate-binding protein, whose product MKKKVLSVLLCAAMVGTMLLGCSNGEPAEDNTADTNAEGTDGEKEGGLKFGYTCMDGTNPFFVTLEKTIREEVEKNGDELISVDPANDVSLQIQQIEDLISQDIDAMFLNPAEAEGILPALDALKEADIPIVNFDTEVADMSYVASYAGSDNYNAGKVCGEDLVEKCPDGGDIIVLDSPTMNSVVDRTNGFLDAIKDKGFNIVAQQDAKGNLEQAMGIAEDLLQANPDVVAIFGGNDPTALGALAAANAAGVKDCMIYGVDGSPDIKAELASGESLIEGTGAQSPINIAKTSVEIMYKIMDGEEVDERYPVETFLITEDNVDEYGTDDWQ is encoded by the coding sequence ATGAAAAAGAAAGTACTCAGTGTATTGTTGTGCGCAGCTATGGTGGGGACTATGCTGCTTGGATGTAGCAATGGAGAGCCGGCTGAGGACAATACGGCAGACACAAATGCTGAGGGCACGGATGGTGAAAAAGAGGGAGGCCTGAAGTTCGGTTACACGTGTATGGATGGGACAAATCCATTCTTTGTAACATTGGAAAAAACCATCAGGGAGGAAGTCGAGAAGAACGGAGACGAGCTGATTTCTGTGGATCCTGCCAATGATGTATCTCTCCAGATTCAGCAGATTGAAGACCTGATCTCCCAGGACATTGACGCAATGTTTTTAAACCCTGCAGAGGCAGAAGGTATCCTTCCGGCCTTGGACGCACTGAAAGAAGCGGATATCCCAATTGTAAACTTCGACACAGAGGTGGCGGACATGAGTTATGTTGCATCCTATGCGGGCTCTGATAATTACAATGCAGGGAAAGTATGCGGGGAGGATCTGGTCGAGAAGTGTCCTGACGGAGGAGACATTATTGTATTAGATTCACCTACCATGAATTCAGTTGTTGACAGGACAAATGGCTTCCTGGATGCAATCAAGGATAAAGGGTTTAATATTGTAGCTCAGCAGGATGCAAAGGGAAATCTGGAGCAGGCTATGGGGATTGCAGAGGATCTGCTTCAGGCCAATCCTGATGTAGTGGCAATCTTCGGGGGGAATGACCCTACGGCCCTAGGCGCGCTGGCAGCGGCTAATGCGGCAGGGGTAAAAGATTGTATGATATACGGCGTGGATGGATCTCCCGATATTAAAGCAGAGCTGGCTTCCGGGGAATCTCTGATAGAAGGGACTGGAGCACAGTCACCGATTAATATTGCGAAAACATCCGTAGAGATTATGTACAAAATTATGGATGGCGAAGAAGTAGATGAGAGATATCCTGTTGAGACATTCTTAATCACAGAAGATAATGTTGACGAGTACGGCACGGATGACTGGCAGTAG
- a CDS encoding sugar ABC transporter substrate-binding protein produces the protein MEVYGSGGDRIYLKGWEQYMKRVLSVLSVMFLFMMLAGCGREGENAGDNPSHEPLKFGATYMTMDNPYFEALNGNIQEIVEANGDVLITRDPSQNQEKQNEQIQEFLDEGAAAIFVNPVDWKEVVPALEACKAAGVPVFNIDTHIYDMDLAVSGIVSDNYNAGVQIAKDMMKKRDSAKIVIINHTGIKSTNQRVQGFLDTIQGHSSYHVVIHRNTTAELEMAMEVMNSIIERDIEFDVVLGGNDPSALGALAALQQQRVGRDVLIYGIDGSPDAKRMIKEGYLEGSSAQFPNEIGRKAAETAYDYLEGREVEKDIVVPVELITKENLDSFDIAGWQ, from the coding sequence TGTTGAGCGTTATGTTTCTGTTTATGATGTTGGCTGGATGTGGGAGAGAAGGGGAGAATGCAGGAGATAACCCAAGCCATGAACCGCTTAAGTTCGGAGCCACCTATATGACAATGGATAATCCCTATTTTGAAGCGTTAAATGGGAATATACAGGAGATTGTGGAGGCCAATGGGGATGTTTTAATAACACGGGATCCCTCTCAGAATCAGGAAAAACAAAATGAACAGATCCAGGAATTTCTGGACGAAGGGGCAGCGGCAATTTTTGTGAACCCTGTGGACTGGAAGGAAGTGGTTCCAGCCTTGGAGGCCTGTAAGGCTGCTGGAGTGCCTGTATTTAATATTGACACCCATATCTATGATATGGATCTGGCAGTGTCAGGGATTGTGTCTGATAATTATAATGCAGGGGTACAGATAGCCAAAGATATGATGAAGAAAAGGGACAGTGCTAAAATTGTTATCATCAATCATACAGGAATTAAGTCCACTAACCAGAGAGTCCAGGGATTTTTAGATACGATCCAGGGGCATTCGTCCTACCATGTGGTGATACACAGAAATACAACTGCAGAGCTTGAGATGGCAATGGAAGTTATGAACAGTATCATAGAGCGGGATATAGAATTTGATGTAGTTCTGGGAGGGAATGACCCTTCCGCCCTGGGGGCACTGGCGGCGCTGCAGCAGCAGCGTGTAGGGAGAGATGTCCTCATATATGGAATTGACGGGTCACCGGATGCCAAAAGGATGATTAAGGAAGGGTATCTGGAAGGCAGCAGCGCCCAGTTTCCAAATGAAATTGGAAGAAAGGCAGCAGAGACAGCTTATGATTATCTGGAGGGCAGAGAGGTGGAGAAAGATATTGTAGTTCCAGTGGAATTAATTACTAAGGAGAATCTGGATAGTTTTGATATTGCAGGGTGGCAATGA
- a CDS encoding response regulator transcription factor — protein sequence MIKVLIADDQELIRQSLEIVLNSKGDIRVTEAVANGLEVIRSVRKDKPDVILMDIRMPKMDGVQCTKILKENHPEIKIIILTTFDDDEFVYNALKFGASGYLLKGVSMDGLTDAIRTVYRGQAMINPDITTKVVQLFSKMAQADCTILSDSPNTDSLTNTEWKIIREVGKGSSNKEIADTLKLSQGTIRNYLSIILNKLELRDRTQLAIWAIQTQNKGE from the coding sequence ATGATTAAGGTACTGATAGCGGATGACCAGGAGTTAATCAGGCAGAGCCTGGAGATTGTATTGAACAGCAAAGGGGATATACGTGTGACAGAGGCTGTGGCAAATGGATTAGAGGTCATAAGAAGTGTAAGAAAAGACAAACCAGATGTTATTCTTATGGATATCCGTATGCCCAAAATGGATGGAGTTCAATGTACTAAAATCTTAAAAGAAAACCATCCTGAGATTAAAATCATTATATTGACAACCTTTGATGATGATGAATTTGTTTACAATGCATTGAAATTTGGGGCCAGCGGGTATTTGCTAAAGGGTGTGTCTATGGATGGGCTGACTGATGCCATACGTACGGTTTACAGAGGTCAGGCTATGATAAATCCAGATATTACAACAAAAGTAGTACAGTTATTTTCAAAAATGGCGCAGGCCGACTGCACTATTCTGTCAGATTCCCCTAATACAGACAGCCTGACTAACACAGAATGGAAAATTATCCGTGAGGTGGGAAAGGGTTCTTCAAATAAAGAAATAGCAGATACGCTGAAATTGTCCCAGGGGACTATACGTAATTATCTGAGCATCATCTTAAATAAGTTGGAGCTAAGAGACCGGACACAGCTTGCAATATGGGCCATTCAGACGCAGAATAAGGGAGAATGA